In a single window of the Halobacteriovorax sp. DA5 genome:
- a CDS encoding M28 family metallopeptidase: MKYFIIALSMSLSVTAKEFKNFKDTYKLSKSKRSPKKLRSLYYAVSKNSEKDIDTLINSFVKETRPNRFVGTSGHKTAQDYIISYIETNVRKTNTSLKTIKFVPDVEYAKSLFKKDLEATKDKLSPKDLRKWQKLTNERVQQVDGLKSVNGYNIVWEKKGLKNPQDVIVIGAHYDTAAYDLKNFAVVNKGRQPGADNNASGVVAALSLINILAELDLEKTVRVVFFDYGENGFLGSYDYVKNLNLEKGIRVYSYVELVMLGYDTLTQDKEQKLGNMRLYYSPASSGLHKAEKSIAQRFYTKSSEGTFRVDFSITPYDFVYGDNTSFQKFNIPSVVFTQNWESDSNASRIHTPADHVNALNIKTLHHATNNIAMAIASWALDL, from the coding sequence ATGAAGTATTTTATTATTGCATTATCGATGTCACTTTCTGTGACAGCAAAAGAATTTAAAAATTTTAAAGACACGTATAAACTTTCTAAAAGTAAAAGGTCTCCTAAGAAATTACGCTCTCTTTATTACGCCGTATCTAAAAATTCAGAAAAAGATATCGATACCCTAATTAATAGCTTTGTTAAAGAGACAAGACCTAATCGTTTTGTGGGAACTAGTGGTCATAAAACCGCACAGGATTATATTATTAGCTATATTGAAACTAATGTTCGAAAAACAAATACATCTCTTAAGACAATTAAATTTGTTCCAGATGTTGAATATGCAAAATCCCTATTTAAAAAGGATTTAGAGGCCACAAAAGATAAGCTTAGTCCAAAAGATTTACGAAAGTGGCAAAAGCTTACGAATGAAAGAGTTCAGCAGGTGGATGGCCTTAAGTCTGTTAATGGATACAATATTGTTTGGGAAAAGAAGGGGCTAAAAAATCCTCAAGATGTTATTGTCATCGGGGCCCATTACGATACGGCCGCTTATGATCTAAAAAACTTTGCAGTTGTAAATAAAGGACGTCAACCAGGTGCTGATAATAATGCTTCTGGAGTTGTTGCGGCCTTGAGTTTAATCAATATTCTTGCCGAGCTCGATCTTGAAAAAACAGTTCGAGTGGTTTTCTTCGATTATGGTGAAAATGGATTCTTAGGTTCATATGACTATGTAAAAAACCTAAATCTTGAAAAGGGCATCAGGGTCTATTCTTATGTAGAATTGGTTATGCTTGGTTACGATACTCTCACTCAAGATAAAGAGCAGAAGCTTGGGAATATGAGACTCTATTATTCTCCTGCTAGCTCTGGTCTTCATAAGGCCGAAAAGTCTATTGCTCAAAGATTCTATACGAAGTCTTCCGAGGGGACATTTCGTGTGGATTTTAGCATCACGCCATATGATTTCGTCTACGGTGATAATACGTCATTTCAAAAGTTTAATATCCCAAGTGTGGTCTTTACCCAAAATTGGGAGAGTGATTCAAATGCTTCTCGCATCCATACTCCGGCAGATCATGTGAACGCACTCAATATTAAGACTTTACATCACGCCACTAACAATATTGCTATGGCCATTGCTTCATGGGCACTAGACCTATAA
- the mnmA gene encoding tRNA 2-thiouridine(34) synthase MnmA, whose product MENVGNGKTVIVGMSGGVDSSVCAALLKEQGYNVIGMFMKNWEEQDENGNCKASLEFEDVVAVCEKLDIPYYSVDFVKEYRDNVFANFLEEYEQGFTPNPDILCNREIKFKVFFNKAMELGADFLATGHYCQTKKIDGKSKLIKGLDNNKDQTYFLYTIKSKVLDKVLFPVGAIEKPQVREIAKKYDLITHDKKDSTGICFIGERNFKNFLSNYIHIKEGDFELLDGTKVGRHSGSAFYTIGQRKGLGLGGPGEPWFVVGKDTERNVVIVERGEKHGALYADYLTATDLSWVDEEFMPEVGMKLKAKIRYRQKDQECTITEVSEDFVRVDFDTPQRAIAKRQSIVFYTNLEGEEVCLGGGMIQEAGPTYYEQGIELPDSNL is encoded by the coding sequence ATGGAAAATGTAGGTAACGGTAAAACAGTCATTGTCGGAATGAGCGGAGGAGTCGATTCTTCTGTATGTGCAGCTTTGTTAAAAGAGCAAGGCTATAACGTCATTGGCATGTTCATGAAAAATTGGGAAGAGCAGGATGAAAACGGAAATTGTAAAGCATCTCTAGAGTTTGAAGATGTTGTTGCCGTTTGTGAAAAGCTTGATATTCCATACTACTCTGTGGACTTTGTAAAAGAGTATCGTGACAACGTATTTGCAAACTTTCTTGAGGAATATGAACAGGGCTTTACACCTAATCCTGATATTCTTTGTAACCGTGAGATTAAATTCAAAGTTTTCTTCAATAAGGCCATGGAGCTTGGTGCAGATTTTCTTGCAACTGGGCACTACTGCCAGACAAAGAAGATTGACGGTAAGTCTAAACTTATTAAAGGCCTTGATAATAACAAAGATCAAACTTACTTTCTCTACACAATCAAATCAAAAGTTCTAGATAAGGTTCTTTTCCCAGTTGGTGCCATTGAAAAGCCACAGGTAAGAGAGATTGCAAAGAAGTATGACCTTATTACTCATGATAAGAAAGATTCAACAGGAATCTGTTTTATCGGTGAGAGAAATTTTAAAAACTTCCTTTCAAATTATATCCATATCAAAGAAGGCGACTTCGAACTTCTTGATGGAACTAAAGTTGGCCGCCACAGTGGTAGCGCCTTTTATACAATTGGCCAGAGAAAGGGCCTAGGCCTTGGTGGGCCAGGTGAGCCTTGGTTTGTTGTTGGTAAAGATACTGAGCGCAATGTCGTTATCGTTGAACGCGGCGAAAAACACGGTGCACTTTATGCTGACTATCTTACTGCCACAGATCTATCTTGGGTTGATGAGGAATTTATGCCTGAAGTTGGAATGAAGCTTAAGGCCAAGATTCGCTATCGTCAAAAAGATCAAGAGTGTACGATCACTGAAGTTTCTGAAGACTTTGTTAGAGTTGACTTTGATACTCCTCAGCGTGCTATTGCCAAACGCCAATCAATTGTCTTTTATACGAATTTAGAAGGTGAGGAAGTGTGTCTTGGCGGTGGAATGATTCAAGAGGCCGGGCCAACTTATTATGAGCAAGGTATTGAGCTGCCAGACTCAAATCTCTAA
- a CDS encoding Fic family protein: MNSKEVLEYLLTPLDQSQGDVFKEVICEIEQLEIRLIASMNPNWAKLAKSRLLSSNTASRAIDNSLARWDEANRYISECIQDEKTLSFEIITKINSIYNAKNSQIRETPIYGGGIEFIRPQYLEEAKVLLTDNLLNDVDMCFYEKAFHLYQWIVSLHFFDNGNGRTSRLCADYILMQNGKLPICFQSSVRSHVAQMLEDRKVNKEDKFLSFLKAIKRSYEIVLEI, translated from the coding sequence GTGAATTCAAAAGAAGTTCTAGAATATTTGTTAACTCCCCTTGATCAATCTCAAGGGGATGTCTTTAAAGAAGTTATTTGTGAGATCGAGCAATTAGAGATTCGTTTAATTGCATCGATGAATCCTAATTGGGCCAAGCTTGCTAAATCTCGTCTGCTCTCTTCAAACACTGCTTCAAGAGCAATTGATAATAGCTTAGCAAGATGGGATGAGGCCAATCGTTACATCAGCGAATGTATACAAGATGAAAAGACGCTTAGCTTTGAGATCATCACGAAAATTAACTCCATCTACAATGCTAAGAATTCACAAATCAGAGAAACTCCTATCTACGGGGGTGGTATCGAGTTTATAAGGCCACAGTATCTAGAGGAAGCAAAAGTGCTCCTTACTGATAACCTGTTAAATGATGTCGATATGTGCTTTTATGAGAAGGCCTTTCACCTGTATCAATGGATCGTAAGTCTTCATTTCTTTGATAACGGAAATGGCCGAACTTCAAGGCTATGCGCTGATTACATACTCATGCAAAACGGAAAGCTTCCTATATGCTTCCAGTCGAGTGTCCGCTCTCATGTGGCCCAAATGCTTGAGGATAGGAAGGTGAACAAAGAAGATAAATTTCTTAGTTTCTTAAAAGCAATAAAGCGAAGCTATGAAATTGTCTTAGAGATTTGA